From the genome of Triticum aestivum cultivar Chinese Spring chromosome 3B, IWGSC CS RefSeq v2.1, whole genome shotgun sequence, one region includes:
- the LOC123067535 gene encoding indole-3-acetate beta-glucosyltransferase-like encodes MSIANVLLVPYPCQSHINPMLQFAKRLASKGVPAALVVTRFIARTVQFDAGPVRVESISDGHDEGGLPSAASVDEYVERLESSGSASLAALIEEGHFTHVVYDSFMHWVARTARGLGRPAVPFSTQSCAASAVYYYINSGLLDAPPPGDNSGVRSEPFAGLPRLERWEFPSFVFHDAPYPALTAPALAQFADRDVGDWVLVNSFDELEFKIVLDGLKRHFKVRAIGPCVPLPAADDSGDVDRFTYGANLLDPEDTCIKWLDAKPPRSVAYVSFGSNASIGAAQMEELSRGLLAAGKPFVWVVRASEEAQLPRHLLDEATASDDALIVRWSPQLDVLVHRAVGCFVTHCGWNSTLEALGFGVPMAALPLWTDQPINARLIEEAWGAGVRARRDASAGVFPRGEIEQCVRAVMEDEGGRAASARAAAARRWSEAARAAVAPGGSSDQNLDEFVDYLRASSVA; translated from the exons ATGTCCATAGCCAACGTCCTTCTCGTGCCCTACCCGTGCCAAAGCCACATAAACCCCATGCTACAGTTTGCCAAGAGGCTGGCGTCCAAGGGCGTGCCCGCCGCCCTTGTCGTGACCCGCTTCATCGCCAGAACTGTCCAGTTTGATGCCGGCCCTGTGCGCGTCGAGTCCATCTCCGATGGCCACGATGAGGGCGGCCTCCCGTCGGCGGCAAGCGTCGACGAGTATGTGGAGAGGCTGGAGTCCAGTGGGTCGGCGTCCCTGGCCGCGCTCATCGAGGAAGGCCACTTCACACACGTGGTGTACGACTCGTTCATGCACTGGGTGGCgcgcacggcgcgggggctgggtCGGCCGGCCGTACCCTTCTCCACCCAGTCGTGCGCTGCGAGCGCTGTGTACTACTACATCAACTCCGGGCTGCTGGACGCGCCGCCGCCGGGTGACAACTCGGGGGTCAGGAGCGAGCCGTTCGCCGGGTTGCCGAGGCTGGAGAGGTGGGAGTTCCCGTCCTTCGTGTTCCATGACGCGCCGTACCCGGCGCTCACCGCCCCCGCGCTCGCCCAGTTTGCTGATCGGGACGTGGGGGACTGGGTTCTCGTCAACTCGTTCGATGAGTTGGAGTTCAAGATA GTTCTGGATGGGCTGAAGCGCCACTTCAAGGTCCGAGCCATAGGGCCGTGCGTTCCTCTGCCGGCCGCCGATGATTCCGGGGACGTCGACCGCTTCACCTACGGCGCCAACCTGCTCGACCCGGAGGACACCTGCATCAAGTGGCTGGACGCCAAGCCTCCCCGCTCCGTCGCCTACGTCTCCTTCGGCAGCAACGCGTCCATCGGCGCCGCCCAGATGGAGGAGCTGtcccgcggcctcctcgccgccggcaaGCCGTTCGTGTGGGTCGTCAGGGCCAGCGAGGAGGcgcagctcccgcgccacctcctgGACGAAGCGACGGCGTCGGACGACGCGCTCATCGTGCGCTGGAGCCCGCAGCTGGACGTCCTGGTGCACCGCGCCGTGGGCTGCTTCGTCACGCACTGCGGCTGGAACTCCACGCTGGAGGCGCTCGGCTTCGGGGTGCCGATGGCGGCGCTGCCGCTGTGGACCGACCAGCCGATCAACGCCCGCCTCATCGAGGAGGCGTGGGGCGCCGGCGTGCGcgcgcgccgcgacgcgtccgcggggGTGTTCCCGCGCGGCGAGATCGAGCAATGCGTGCGCGCCGTCATGGAAGACGAGGGCGGCAGGGCGGCTTCCGCCCGCGCGGCG GCGGCACGTCGGTGGAGCGAGGCTGCGCGCGCCGCGGTAGCCCCCGGCGGCAGCTCCGACCAGAACCTGGACGAGTTCGTGGACTATCTGCGGGCTAGCTCTGTCGCGTGA